In Archocentrus centrarchus isolate MPI-CPG fArcCen1 chromosome 1, fArcCen1, whole genome shotgun sequence, the following proteins share a genomic window:
- the LOC115787333 gene encoding dynein light chain 4, axonemal: MAGTGEGKKEEADYKRLHSFPLIRHTDMPEEMRVETMELCVTACEKYATNNESAAKMIKESMDKKFGSSWHVVIGEGFGFEVTHEVKNLLYMFFGGSLAVCVWKCS; the protein is encoded by the exons ATGGCTGGGACTGGCGAGGGGAAGAAAGAAGAGGCCGACTACAAGAGACTGCACAGCTTTCCTCTCATCAGG CATACAGACATGCCAGAAGAAATGAGGGTGGAGACCATGGAGCTGTGTGTTACAGCCTGCGAAAAGTATGCCACCAACAATGAG AGTGCAGCAAAGATGATCAAGGAGTCCATGGACAAGAAATTTGGCAGCTCGTGGCACGTGGTGATCGGTGAAGGCTTCGGGTTCGAGGTCACGCATGAAGTGAAGAACCTGCTCTACATGTTCTTCGGAGGAAGCCTGGCCGTGTGCGTGTGGAAGTGCTCGTAG